A window of Metabacillus sp. B2-18 contains these coding sequences:
- a CDS encoding DUF2521 family protein, with protein sequence MNEIISLKQKRHQKELKYERKMLRELSLTEIKGKIDDCFGSFNSNFKKSVVEDGCIDFAIEAFLLGAKYSKFGYYGESMQSAHKRCQLEEKRLIDDLFDYFLTWGKVKEGDLSFEEIHLACEYYIHIWWKEGYLKGEKRYKLRLH encoded by the coding sequence ATGAATGAAATTATTTCTTTAAAGCAGAAGAGACATCAGAAAGAATTAAAATATGAAAGAAAGATGTTAAGAGAACTTTCTTTAACAGAGATTAAAGGAAAAATTGACGATTGTTTTGGAAGCTTTAATAGTAATTTTAAAAAATCAGTGGTTGAAGATGGTTGTATCGATTTTGCAATAGAGGCATTTTTACTCGGTGCCAAGTACAGTAAGTTTGGCTATTACGGTGAATCTATGCAATCAGCCCATAAAAGATGTCAATTAGAAGAAAAAAGATTAATCGATGATTTATTTGACTACTTTCTTACATGGGGCAAAGTAAAAGAAGGAGATCTATCCTTTGAAGAAATTCACTTAGCCTGTGAATATTATATTCATATTTGGTGGAAAGAAGGATATTTAAAAGGTGAAAAAAGATACAAATTAAGACTTCATTAG
- the truA gene encoding tRNA pseudouridine(38-40) synthase TruA encodes MRVKCIVSYDGTQFSGYQVQPNKRTVQSEIENSLLKLHKGQAVRIYASGRTDAQVHALGQVFHFDTNLTIPEGKWPYALNSLLPDDISIKEAVYVDDDFHSRFHALKKEYRYQINTAKIQDVFKRHYMYHFPYHLDVELMRKASQYLCGTHDFTSFCVAKTEVEDKVRTIFSIDIVKEESDIIFSFIGNGFLYNMVRILVGTLLEVGQGIRTPESISSVIKGRDRSLSGKTVPGHGLYLWKVYYDN; translated from the coding sequence ATGAGAGTAAAATGCATTGTATCTTATGACGGAACACAATTCAGTGGATATCAGGTACAACCAAATAAAAGAACAGTTCAAAGTGAAATAGAGAATTCTCTATTAAAACTTCATAAAGGGCAGGCTGTTAGAATTTATGCGTCTGGTAGAACAGACGCACAGGTACATGCATTAGGCCAAGTTTTTCACTTTGATACAAATTTAACCATACCTGAGGGAAAGTGGCCATATGCATTAAACAGTTTGCTGCCAGATGATATATCAATTAAAGAGGCTGTATATGTAGATGATGATTTTCATTCTCGGTTTCATGCGCTAAAGAAAGAATATCGTTACCAAATTAATACTGCTAAGATCCAAGATGTATTTAAACGACATTATATGTATCATTTCCCATATCACTTAGATGTGGAGTTAATGAGGAAAGCATCTCAATATCTTTGTGGTACGCATGATTTCACGAGTTTTTGTGTAGCAAAAACAGAAGTGGAAGATAAAGTTAGAACCATATTTTCTATAGATATTGTTAAAGAGGAATCTGACATTATATTTTCTTTTATTGGAAATGGCTTTTTATATAATATGGTGAGAATTTTAGTAGGAACATTATTAGAGGTAGGCCAAGGGATAAGAACCCCTGAAAGTATATCTTCAGTAATAAAAGGAAGAGACAGGAGTTTAAGTGGAAAAACTGTCCCAGGTCATGGTTTATATTTATGGAAAGTTTACTATGACAACTAA
- the rpsI gene encoding 30S ribosomal protein S9, with amino-acid sequence MAQVQYYGTGRRKSSVARVRLVPGEGRIVVNNRDIKEYIPSAALIEDIKQPLHLTETAGNYDVLVNVSGGGYAGQAGAIRHGISRALLEADPEYRASLKRAGLLTRDARMKERKKYGLKGARRAPQFSKR; translated from the coding sequence TTGGCACAGGTTCAATATTACGGTACTGGTCGTCGTAAAAGCTCAGTTGCTCGTGTACGTCTAGTTCCAGGCGAAGGCCGTATCGTTGTAAACAATCGTGATATTAAAGAATATATCCCATCAGCTGCACTTATCGAAGATATTAAACAACCATTACACTTAACTGAAACTGCAGGTAACTATGATGTTCTTGTTAATGTTTCAGGTGGTGGATATGCTGGTCAAGCAGGCGCTATCCGTCATGGTATCTCTCGTGCTTTATTAGAAGCAGATCCAGAATACCGTGCATCACTTAAACGCGCTGGTTTATTAACTCGTGACGCTCGTATGAAAGAACGTAAAAAATACGGTCTTAAAGGCGCTCGTCGTGCACCTCAGTTCTCAAAACGTTAA
- a CDS encoding CotD family spore coat protein, whose amino-acid sequence MFRGPAKKVVYPTRVNVRDVFYPQTIQHIKPVETIVRHNYINRHQSLYPHTVRNVATVRNVTLPPRSWFAGNSPGRGFTGPRRGFF is encoded by the coding sequence TTGTTTAGAGGCCCTGCTAAAAAAGTTGTTTATCCTACCAGAGTCAATGTAAGAGATGTATTCTACCCCCAAACGATTCAACATATTAAACCAGTTGAGACAATCGTTCGTCACAATTATATTAATCGTCACCAATCTTTATATCCTCATACTGTAAGAAATGTTGCGACAGTTAGAAATGTAACATTACCACCAAGGTCTTGGTTTGCTGGTAATAGTCCAGGAAGAGGTTTTACTGGTCCCCGACGTGGATTCTTCTAA
- the cwlD gene encoding N-acetylmuramoyl-L-alanine amidase CwlD: MDKKIKWLSFIGGFVLLLILFQWQFSDNKSFESWNLPLTGKVIYIDPGHGGPDGGAVGSDTLEKDISLSISLIIRDYLQEQGALVLLTREEDVDLADEDTSGYSRRKAEDLKKRVKIINESEADLFLSIHLNAIPSAKWSGAQTFYSGRYIENENIAKYIQDELRRNLENTERVAKPIDGVYLLKNLEKPGALVEVGFLSNPQEEKLLQTKSYQDKVAASIYNGVLRYFSNEKNPPE, translated from the coding sequence ATGGATAAAAAAATAAAATGGTTAAGCTTTATTGGGGGCTTTGTTTTATTACTTATACTATTTCAGTGGCAATTTTCGGATAACAAATCGTTTGAATCATGGAATTTACCGCTCACTGGTAAGGTGATTTATATTGACCCTGGTCATGGAGGACCAGATGGGGGGGCAGTTGGAAGTGATACCTTAGAAAAGGATATATCTTTAAGTATTTCGTTAATTATAAGAGATTACCTCCAAGAACAAGGTGCACTTGTATTGCTTACGAGAGAAGAAGATGTAGATTTAGCAGATGAAGATACCTCAGGATATAGTCGGAGAAAAGCCGAGGATCTAAAAAAACGGGTAAAGATAATAAATGAATCTGAAGCAGATTTATTTTTGAGTATTCATTTAAATGCAATTCCTTCAGCAAAGTGGAGTGGAGCTCAAACTTTTTATAGCGGAAGATATATTGAGAATGAAAATATTGCAAAGTATATACAAGATGAATTAAGAAGAAATCTTGAAAATACAGAGCGAGTTGCCAAGCCAATTGATGGAGTATATCTTCTTAAAAATCTTGAAAAGCCAGGTGCTCTAGTTGAAGTAGGGTTTTTATCAAATCCGCAAGAAGAAAAATTACTTCAGACCAAGAGTTATCAAGATAAAGTTGCTGCCTCTATCTATAATGGAGTTTTAAGATATTTTTCAAATGAGAAAAATCCTCCAGAATAA
- the rplM gene encoding 50S ribosomal protein L13 — translation MRTTFMANAANIERKWYVVDAEGKTLGRLSSEVASILRGKHKPTYTPHVDTGDHVILINADKIELTGKKLTDKIYYRHSQFPGGLKSRTALEMRTNYPEKMLELAIKGMLPKGSLGRQMAKKLHVYAGSEHPHQAQQPEVYELRG, via the coding sequence ATGCGTACAACGTTTATGGCAAACGCTGCAAATATCGAACGTAAATGGTACGTAGTAGATGCTGAAGGCAAAACTTTAGGTCGCCTTTCAAGTGAAGTTGCATCTATCCTACGTGGTAAGCACAAACCAACTTACACACCACACGTTGACACTGGAGATCATGTAATTCTAATCAACGCTGATAAAATTGAATTAACAGGTAAAAAATTAACTGATAAAATTTACTACCGTCACAGCCAATTCCCAGGTGGTTTAAAATCTAGAACTGCTTTGGAAATGCGTACGAACTATCCTGAGAAAATGCTTGAATTAGCAATCAAAGGAATGCTTCCAAAAGGTTCATTAGGTCGTCAAATGGCTAAGAAATTACATGTATATGCTGGTAGTGAACATCCACACCAAGCACAACAACCTGAAGTTTACGAACTTCGCGGATAA
- a CDS encoding energy-coupling factor transporter transmembrane component T family protein, translating into MMNNIIIGKYVPGSSLIHRMDPRAKLILIFAFVFIVFIANNFLTYALLGVFTLFVVMMTKLPLRFLIRGLRPVLWIILFTFILHLIVTKEGEVLIDLRFLKIYEEGLKQGIFISLRFLYLILITTILTLTTTPIEITDGMESLLGPFGKLGLPVHELALMMSISLRFIPTLMEETDKILKAQMARGVDFTGGPLKDRFKAVVPLLVPLFISAFKRAEELATAMEARGYNGGEGRTKLRQLKWGLMDTSLLALLVVLGLVLLYLRA; encoded by the coding sequence TTGATGAACAATATCATTATTGGTAAATATGTACCAGGCTCTTCTCTTATTCACAGAATGGATCCTAGGGCTAAATTAATCCTAATTTTTGCTTTTGTGTTTATTGTATTTATTGCCAATAATTTTCTCACTTATGCTCTATTGGGAGTTTTTACCCTCTTCGTTGTTATGATGACAAAGCTACCTCTTAGGTTTTTAATAAGGGGACTTAGACCTGTTTTATGGATTATTCTTTTTACCTTTATTCTGCATCTTATAGTGACAAAGGAAGGCGAAGTCTTGATTGACTTAAGATTTCTTAAGATTTATGAAGAGGGGCTAAAACAGGGTATATTTATTTCACTAAGATTTTTATATCTTATTTTAATTACCACTATACTAACTTTAACTACAACTCCAATTGAAATTACTGATGGTATGGAAAGTCTTTTAGGTCCATTTGGTAAACTTGGATTACCTGTTCATGAACTTGCTTTAATGATGTCGATTTCTTTAAGATTTATTCCAACATTAATGGAGGAAACGGATAAAATATTAAAAGCGCAAATGGCAAGAGGTGTAGACTTCACAGGAGGCCCTTTAAAGGATCGATTTAAGGCTGTTGTTCCTTTGCTTGTCCCTCTCTTTATTAGTGCCTTTAAAAGGGCTGAGGAGCTTGCTACAGCCATGGAAGCTCGTGGATATAATGGAGGAGAAGGACGAACAAAGTTGCGTCAGTTGAAATGGGGGTTAATGGATACCTCTCTTTTAGCACTCTTAGTAGTTTTAGGACTAGTCTTACTATATTTACGGGCATAG